The Garra rufa unplaced genomic scaffold, GarRuf1.0 hap1_unplaced_431, whole genome shotgun sequence genome contains a region encoding:
- the LOC141317166 gene encoding E3 SUMO-protein ligase ZBED1-like, with translation MDAAMKPGLLQGKFIFKKLSNGDLDKTKVVCTLCNAELVYCRSSSSLKYHLNAKHPLANAGDAGPSTTVVQGKSHRQTTMFECNRGKPVSTALSAKLTNLLAQWIATNCRPISVVEDDGLELVLQAATGDPSYKLPARRTIMRRIHDQHAAEKVAKDEKIVEAKCVALTGDHWTSVNNDNYLGVTVHLIDASWELHSFALGVMKTEERHFAEACARQFLDVANQWGIADKISTIGTDSAPNMVAAGRILPFEHLPCVAHVVQRAIVMSLREGGFDGALAKCRKVVGHFKHSPANSDELNVQQASLGQVQEPLVQDVPTRWNSTLEMIKRVRRNRDALQTTLSQQKHNLALPTNAEYEKLAKLEKLLEPCRYITELLGGDKYVSCSVVLPALCHLQHAMKISDDDPAYIVRFKAAFTKDLNQRRENINLEWLKVATALDPRFKDLKCLPRAEREPVWAKLSELVKGEEPGLQPLDEENPEPPKKKTPLLLIGSDSESDEETPEDNTVERYKVEPSASLDQCPLKWWSEHTSVYGKMAHIARKYLGTPARTVPCERLFSLAGHIVQKRRSSLSPENVNKLVCLSDWWKKEK, from the exons atggatgcagctatgaagcctgGTTTGCTTCAGGgaaaatttatttttaagaagCTTTCCAATGGAGACCTAGACAAGACTAAGGTTGTTTGCACCTTGTGCAATGCGGAATTAGTTTACTGTAGGAGTTCTTCCAGTCTCAAGTACCACTTAAACGCAAAGCATCCCTTAGCTAATGCGGGAGATGCCGGGCCAAGCACTACTGTAGTGCAGGGGAAGAGTCATCGTCAAACTACTATGTTTGAGTGCAACCGAGGCAAGCCCGTCAGCACAGCTCTATCAGCCAAGCTAACTAATCTCCTCGCTCAGTGGATTGCCACCAACTGCCGTCCCATCAGCGTGGTTGAAGATGATGGGCTCGAGCTTGTTCTCCAGGCGGCCACAGGTGACCCATCTTACAAACTACCTGCGAGGCGAACTATCATGAGGAGAATACATGACCAGCACGCCGCAGAGAAAGTCGCAAAAGACGAGAAGATTGTAGAGGCGAAGTGTGTAGCACTGACTGGGGATCATTGGACATCTGTCAACAACGATAACTACCTCGGCGTTACTGTACACCTCATCGATGCCAGCTGGGAACTTCACTCCTTCGCTTTAG GTGTGATGAAAACAGAGGAGCGTCACTTTGCAGAAGCGTGTGCCAGGCAGTTTCTCGACGTCGCTAATCAGTGGGGGATAGCTGACAAAATCAGCACTATTGGAACAGACAGCGCTCCTAATATGGTGGCAGCAGGGAGGATATTGCCATTCGAGCATTTGCCCTGTGTTGCGCATGTTGTACAGAGAGCTATTGTAATGTCACTTCGGGAAGGTGGTTTTGATGGTGCACTGGCCAAGTGCCGTAAAGTGGTCGGACATTTCAAACACAGCCCTGCCAACTCAGACGAGCTGAATGTCCAGCAAGCCTCTCTTGGACAAGTTCAGGAGCCACTCGTGCAAGATGTTCCAACACGGTGGAATTCCACCCTTGAGATGATCAAGCGTGTGAGGCGCAACAGAGACGCACTGCAAACAACGCTATCTCAGCAGAAGCACAATCTGGCCCTCCCAACAAATGCTGAATATGAGAAGTTGGCAAAGCTAGAGAAACTGCTGGAGCCATGCAG GTACATCACTGAGCTCCTTGGTGGGGATAAGTATGTATCCTGCTCTGTGGTTCTACCTGCCCTGTGCCACCTCCAGCACGCAATGAAGATCTCAGATGATGATCCTGCCTATATTGTGCGATTCAAGGCTGCCTTCACCAAGGACCTCAATCAGCGGAGGGAGAATATAAACCTGGAATGGCTTAAG gtgGCGACTGCTCTAGATCCACGATTTAAGGACCTCAAGTGCTTGCCCAGAGCAGAGAGGGAGCCAGTGTGGGCAAAGCTAAGTGAGTTGGTGAAGGGAGAAGAACCTGGTCTGCAGCCACTCGATGAGGAGAACCCTGAGCCACCCAAGAAGAAAACACCCCTGCTACTGATAGGATCAGACTCAGAATCAGATGAGGAGACACCAGAAGACAATACTGTGGAGAGGTACAAGGTAGAGCCCAGTGCCAGTCTAGATCAGTGTCCACTGAAGTGGTGGTCGGAGCACACTTCTGTCTATGGTAAGATGGCCCACATTGCCCGTAAATACTTGGGGACTCCTGCCAGAACTGTCCCATGCGAGAGACTTTTTTCTTTAGCAGGCCATATTGTACAGAAGAGGAGATCTAGTTTGTCACCAGAAAATGTGAACAAGCTGGTCTGCCTGAGTGACTGGTGGAAGAAGGAGAAATAG